One stretch of Lagenorhynchus albirostris chromosome 13, mLagAlb1.1, whole genome shotgun sequence DNA includes these proteins:
- the ADGRF3 gene encoding adhesion G-protein coupled receptor F3: MTLPLVGSPLVRESQPVSKTGVREDPGKICRGKKRRFKETKSFQISQAGTGAAWGRRCPREKCGVSSPQRSLPCAVFQGQGQAGGESGQQLDQERGAGESVLVSVYVQLYFSSERRPAALSRPLTLPTASASSAPVTLTGLSLTAQCDVTHKGCSYCACLSGYQWNTSVCSHHRPCQTPVKRRPCGCLVFGPAEAGYCQLLPPVPAALSLNSWLQTPGDTLNLTLLTSQETTNLNWFLWPTGSPIPILLRAGSRVSLTSSRNRAVLSIVNISHKWAGEYLRCFEAWGFRWELHQMVRAPLQVTDVAGLPDQLSTSCATSPGFQLSCCIPSAHLGYTASWSPRDGNEACLFNTLDSQCFVLAVQSCPAADTTCTCDLQSPGLSPLRVAVSVTVIQVLGAWDGDNTRPEDSSTIAWNVTKAGHVAQAPCPGKRRGMVKRPCRPEGGWGPIHSSCTDTGLLALLLRARLLRAGQGWPVDEAPQTLAQLLEQAVVVTPPTDSLALVATMTIPAKVVARARIQLNGSPGGEILEPHRGQLGSVGWQLFPSGHFCPSDITMGCQMADSSRVQVSAPLVHFSSWIPVSKATECGGGLMLGTHGRSRKAGRGVETGVQRPSRTCRYADMT; this comes from the exons ATGACTCTCCCTCTGGTGGGATCACCACTTGTCCGAGAGTCCCAGCCTGTGAGTAAGACCGGGGTGAGGGAAGACCCAGGGAAGATCTGCAGAG GCAAAAAGAGGAGATTCAAAGAGACCAAGTCCTTCCAGATTAGCCAGGCGGGCACCGGAGCGGCTTGGGGAAGAAGGTGTCCCCGGGAGAAATGCGGAGTCAGCTCTCCTCAGAGGTCTCTCCCCTGTGCTGTGTTCCAGGGACAGGGTCAGGCTGGAGGGGAATCAGGGCAGCAATTGGACCAAGAACGTGGAGCAGGTG AATCGGTCCTGGTCTCCGTCTATGTACAGCTGTATTTTTCAAGTGAGCGCCGGCCGGCGGCACTCTCCAGGCCCCTGACTCTCCCCACCGCCTCGGCTTCCTCTGCCCCAGTAACTCTCACTGGCCTCAGCCTCACAGCCC AGTGCGATGTCACCCACAAGGGGTGTAGCTACTGTGCTTGCCTCTCCGGGTACCAGTGGAACACCAGCGTCTGCTCCCATCACCGGCCCTGCCAAACCCCCGTCAAGCGCCGGCCTTGTGGCTGCCTTGTCTTCGGCCCTGCTGAAGCCGGGTACTGCCAGCTGCTGCCACCTG TCCCCGCGGCCCTGAGCCTCAACTCCTGGCTGCAGACGCCTGGCGACACCCTGAACCTGACCCTCCTCACAAGCCAGGAGACCACCAACCTGAACTGGTTCCTGTGGCCCACAGGGAGCCCCATCCCCATCCTCCTGCGGGCAGGGTCACGTGTGTCCTTGACCTCCAGCCGGAACCGGGCGGTCCTCAGCATTGTCAACATCTCCCATAAATGGGCAG GTGAGTACTTACGCTGCTTTGAGGCCTGGGGATTCAGGTGGGAGCTGCACCAGATGGTGAGGGCGCCCCTGCAGGTGACAGATGTGGCTGGGCTCCCAGACCAGCTCTCCACCTCCTGTGCCACCTCCCCTGGCTTCCAGCTGAGctgctgcatccccagtgccCACCTGGGCTACACGGCTTCCTGGAGCCCCAGAGACGGCAACGAGG CCTGCTTATTCAACACGCTGGACTCCCAGTGCTTCGTGCTGGCTGTTCAGAGCTGCCCTGCAGCTGACACTACGTGCACTTGTGACCTGCAGAGCCCGGGACTGAGCCCTCTCAGGGTTGCCGTCTCTGTCACCGTCATCCAGGTACTTGGGGCTTGGG ATGGAGACAACACCCGCCCTGAGGACTCTTCAACTATTGCCTGGAACGTCACCAAGGCTGGCCATGTGGCACAGGCCCCGTGTCCCGGGAAGAGGAGGGGCATGGTGAAGAGGCCTTGTAGGCCTGAGGGGGGCTGGGGGCCCATCCACAGCAGCTGCACGGACACGGGGCTCCTGGCCTTGCTTCTTAGAGCCCGG CTGCTGAGGGCAGGCCAGGGCTGGCCTGTGGACGAGGCACCACAGACCTTGGCTCAGCTGCTGGAGCAGGCAGTGGTGGTGACCCCACCCACCGACTCATTGGCACTGGTGGCCACCATGACAATCCCGGCCAAGGTGGTAGCACGTGCCAGAATACAGCTCAACGGCAGCCCTGGAGGTGAGATCCTTGAGCCACATCGGGGCCAGCTGGGTAGTGTGGGCTGGCAACTCTTCCCCTCCGGGCATTTCTGTCCCTCCGACATCACCATGGGCTGTCAGATGGCAGACTCTTCTAGAGTCCAAGTGTCTGCTCCTCTGGTCCATTTCTCCTCTTGGATACCAGTCTCCAAGGCCACGGAGTGTGGAGGAGGCCTGATGCTGGGAACACATGGGAGGtcaaggaaggcagggaggggtgtggagaCAGGAGTTCAGAGGCCTTCACGCACATGCAGATATGCGGATATGACGTGA